In one Thermodesulfobium acidiphilum genomic region, the following are encoded:
- a CDS encoding DUF3084 domain-containing protein, with product MGHLELGFYFIPILLILSAIVAYIADKLGKKAGKKKLSVFGLRPKHTATFMSVSSGILIAAITVVIMLSLSQNARVALFGLQTLKEEISVLTKEKDNLTQEKERLLHEYNKSSKELKNLKFDLNNVNREKQKLILDTINLKKENKLALSHIKEMEYQKSLLDEKIASLNSEKENLLNDISSSKALLDKLKASIQSLRTGKLQFEAHQIIAQTIIQGGDKSVCESELNDFIQKTNSILINELGLQNTDTVLFIPKQNVINSINLMAKNNIQFAVRILSEGNVVVGEKHILASLQVFENNLVFRKGETIVSAEVDPNLDSNLLLAKLGALLQETNHVAKLRGIVPDPLTGTVGNVSYPVLYNAIRNIKNLSYQGSVKISILAAEDTYAIGPLHIQIVVN from the coding sequence GTGGGACACTTAGAATTAGGATTTTATTTTATTCCCATTCTTCTTATTCTTAGCGCGATAGTTGCTTACATTGCAGATAAATTAGGGAAAAAGGCTGGTAAAAAAAAGCTTTCTGTTTTTGGTTTAAGGCCCAAACATACTGCGACCTTTATGTCTGTTAGTTCAGGGATTTTAATAGCTGCAATAACTGTTGTTATTATGCTGTCACTTTCTCAAAATGCAAGGGTAGCTCTTTTTGGCCTTCAAACACTAAAGGAAGAGATTTCTGTTCTTACAAAAGAAAAAGATAATTTGACTCAAGAAAAGGAAAGGCTTTTACATGAATATAATAAAAGTTCAAAAGAGTTAAAAAATCTCAAGTTTGATTTAAATAACGTTAATAGGGAAAAACAAAAGCTAATTTTAGATACCATAAACTTAAAAAAAGAAAATAAGCTAGCTCTCTCTCATATAAAGGAAATGGAATATCAAAAATCTCTGCTAGATGAAAAAATTGCTTCTTTAAATTCTGAAAAGGAGAATTTATTAAACGATATTAGTTCATCAAAAGCTTTGTTGGATAAGTTAAAGGCATCAATCCAATCTCTTAGAACTGGTAAACTTCAATTTGAGGCTCATCAGATAATTGCCCAAACAATTATACAAGGAGGAGATAAATCAGTTTGTGAAAGCGAGCTAAATGACTTTATACAAAAAACCAATTCTATTCTTATAAATGAATTGGGTTTACAAAATACTGATACTGTTCTTTTTATTCCAAAGCAAAATGTTATTAATTCTATTAATTTGATGGCAAAAAATAATATTCAATTTGCAGTGAGGATACTTTCTGAAGGCAATGTCGTGGTTGGTGAGAAACATATTCTTGCCTCTCTTCAAGTTTTTGAAAACAATCTTGTTTTTAGAAAGGGCGAGACAATAGTATCTGCTGAAGTAGACCCAAATCTTGACAGCAATTTACTTCTTGCTAAGCTGGGCGCTTTACTGCAGGAAACTAATCATGTTGCTAAGTTAAGGGGGATTGTTCCAGATCCTTTAACTGGAACTGTTGGAAACGTATCATATCCTGTTCTTTATAATGCGATAAGAAATATTAAAAATTTGTCCTATCAGGGTAGCGTTAAAATTAGCATTCTTGCGGCAGAAGATACTTACGCAATTGGTCCCTTGCACATTCAAATAGTGGTTAATTAG
- a CDS encoding LptF/LptG family permease: MKLLLNKLFWSYILKDFLPFFFFGLLAFSGLMLAGESMRTIKLVADNQGSFLTGVKLAACGLPYSIAFAFPMATLLGVLMAVSRISSNWELVALRSAGLSVLKFSFPFIIIGIFFSIVSFFTFEKLAYPLLDKSRYIIAKDLKKELNTERQNVLFKLPPDSPQPKFIIFAKEYKPATMSLQDVYIQEFDNEFLKRTIYSSKLSFTGNRWVASKGLSYEFSKDGIIMGRLDFEKLIVPLGVLPQTVKALPTKKPRDMSFFELLSYLSNSRDIVDKSLYVDLYNKLSLPFACFAFACIGVAFGIASERKSSVIGFGIAITTVLFYYLIFSLFTTLGYMNYLPPFIASFGADILITIFGIFMVVKWDT; encoded by the coding sequence ATGAAGCTTCTCTTAAATAAACTTTTTTGGTCTTATATACTAAAAGATTTTTTGCCTTTTTTTTTCTTTGGTCTTCTTGCTTTTTCTGGGTTGATGCTGGCAGGGGAATCAATGAGAACCATCAAATTAGTTGCTGACAATCAAGGGTCATTTCTAACAGGTGTAAAACTTGCTGCATGTGGATTGCCTTATTCTATAGCTTTTGCTTTCCCAATGGCAACTCTTTTAGGAGTCTTGATGGCAGTTTCCAGGATTTCATCAAATTGGGAGCTTGTGGCTCTAAGATCTGCAGGTTTATCTGTCCTTAAATTTTCTTTTCCTTTCATAATAATTGGCATTTTTTTTTCAATAGTCTCTTTTTTTACATTTGAAAAACTAGCCTATCCTTTGTTAGATAAAAGCAGATATATTATTGCAAAGGACCTAAAAAAAGAACTTAATACTGAAAGACAAAATGTTTTATTTAAGTTACCTCCTGACAGCCCTCAACCAAAATTTATAATCTTCGCAAAAGAATATAAACCTGCTACAATGTCTTTACAGGACGTTTATATCCAGGAATTTGATAATGAATTCTTGAAAAGAACGATATATTCTAGCAAACTTTCATTTACGGGTAACCGGTGGGTAGCATCAAAAGGATTGTCTTATGAATTTTCTAAGGATGGCATTATTATGGGCAGACTTGATTTCGAAAAGTTAATTGTTCCTCTTGGGGTTTTGCCTCAAACTGTAAAGGCTTTGCCTACAAAAAAGCCTAGAGATATGAGCTTTTTTGAATTACTGAGCTATCTTTCAAATTCCAGAGATATTGTTGATAAGTCTTTGTACGTTGATTTATATAACAAACTTTCTCTTCCATTTGCATGCTTTGCTTTTGCTTGTATAGGTGTTGCCTTTGGCATAGCTTCCGAAAGAAAGTCGTCTGTTATAGGTTTTGGCATTGCTATAACTACTGTTCTTTTTTATTATCTAATTTTTAGCCTATTTACAACTCTGGGTTATATGAATTATCTTCCTCCCTTTATAGCCTCATTCGGAGCAGATATACTAATTACAATTTTTGGAATATTTATGGTTGTCAAGTGGGACACTTAG
- a CDS encoding LptA/OstA family protein, with protein MNFIRFLLAFFVTLFFLTGVSLAETPNVKADQVYLDFGSGTWVAEGNVVISYKDYGFTGEKAEYYPNKSVLDLFDGKLSGKDMSFLAKKIILKKSDNKTNVDAFDVKDGVYKQYSFSCNELTLSDDVATLIGNASIGSPSSKMIGDKFSINLKTGKIEGTNVKSANVEASSKKETNNFLENNTSTGQ; from the coding sequence TTGAATTTTATAAGATTTCTTTTAGCTTTTTTTGTAACTTTATTTTTTCTCACAGGAGTTTCTCTTGCTGAGACGCCAAATGTAAAAGCAGACCAGGTCTATCTTGATTTTGGTTCAGGCACGTGGGTTGCCGAAGGAAATGTTGTAATTAGCTACAAGGACTATGGGTTTACTGGTGAAAAAGCAGAATATTATCCTAATAAGTCTGTTCTGGATCTTTTTGATGGCAAGTTAAGCGGTAAAGATATGAGTTTTTTAGCGAAAAAAATTATTTTGAAGAAATCAGACAACAAAACTAATGTGGATGCTTTTGACGTTAAAGATGGCGTATATAAGCAGTATTCCTTCTCGTGTAATGAGTTAACTTTATCTGATGATGTAGCCACTTTAATTGGAAACGCTTCAATTGGTTCTCCTTCTTCAAAAATGATAGGTGATAAGTTCTCTATAAATTTAAAAACCGGTAAGATTGAAGGAACAAACGTAAAATCTGCCAATGTAGAAGCCTCCTCAAAAAAAGAGACGAACAATTTTTTAGAAAATAATACAAGCACAGGGCAATGA